One Kaistella polysaccharea DNA segment encodes these proteins:
- a CDS encoding Mrp/NBP35 family ATP-binding protein — protein sequence MLTKAKVQDFLKEIEVDDLVHNFQVMGNDVYIDMTAHSPAMHEKKKLEAAMKQAFASEFGAEVVLKLKISSPEPSEVQQNLIKGKQIPGIKNIIAIASGKGGVGKSTVAANLAVTLAKMGFQVGILDADIYGPSIPTMLDTEGAKPITVEVDGKSLMKPVENYGVKMLSIGYFSGANQAVVWRGPMASKALNQMIRDAAWGELDFLLIDLPPGTGDIHLSIIQEVPVTGAVIVSTPQHVALADVRKGIAMFQMESINIPVLGLIENMSYFTPEELPDNKYYIFGNQGAQYLAEDLGIPVLGEIPLVQSIRESGDVGRPAALQENSPISKVYYDTTQKMIESLVERNKNMPATEAVKITTMAGCSPKK from the coding sequence ATGTTGACGAAAGCAAAAGTTCAGGACTTCCTGAAAGAAATAGAAGTAGATGATTTGGTACATAATTTCCAGGTGATGGGAAACGATGTGTACATTGATATGACCGCGCATTCACCTGCAATGCACGAAAAGAAAAAATTAGAAGCCGCTATGAAACAGGCGTTTGCTTCTGAATTCGGCGCAGAAGTAGTTTTAAAATTAAAGATCTCTTCTCCCGAACCTTCCGAGGTTCAACAAAACTTAATCAAAGGAAAACAAATTCCCGGAATTAAAAATATAATAGCAATAGCTTCCGGAAAAGGAGGTGTAGGAAAATCTACAGTCGCTGCAAATCTTGCAGTGACCTTGGCAAAAATGGGATTTCAGGTCGGAATTTTAGATGCCGATATTTATGGACCTTCAATTCCAACCATGTTAGATACTGAAGGTGCGAAGCCTATTACTGTAGAAGTTGATGGGAAATCACTCATGAAACCAGTCGAGAATTACGGTGTAAAAATGCTCTCAATTGGTTATTTTTCGGGTGCAAATCAGGCTGTGGTTTGGCGTGGACCAATGGCTTCGAAAGCATTGAACCAAATGATTCGTGATGCTGCCTGGGGTGAGCTTGATTTTTTACTCATTGATCTTCCGCCAGGTACAGGAGATATTCATTTATCCATTATTCAGGAAGTTCCCGTTACGGGTGCCGTAATCGTAAGTACGCCACAACATGTAGCACTTGCCGATGTACGAAAAGGGATTGCCATGTTCCAGATGGAAAGCATCAATATTCCGGTCTTGGGTTTAATCGAAAATATGTCGTATTTTACTCCAGAAGAATTGCCGGATAATAAATATTATATTTTTGGAAATCAGGGTGCGCAGTATTTAGCGGAGGATTTGGGAATTCCAGTTTTAGGTGAAATTCCTTTGGTGCAAAGCATTCGTGAATCTGGTGATGTCGGAAGACCTGCTGCATTGCAGGAAAATTCTCCAATTTCTAAAGTTTATTACGATACCACGCAAAAGATGATTGAGAGTTTGGTAGAGCGAAATAAAAATATGCCCGCTACAGAAGCCGTAAAAATTACGACCATGGCAGGATGTTCACCAAAGAAATAA
- a CDS encoding NifU family protein: MEKQLQQEETVTKVLLALESIRPFLNKDGGDIELIDVRDHTVLVKLIGNCNGCPMSFSTMKLGVENTVKQFAPEITEVLAVD, translated from the coding sequence ATGGAAAAACAATTGCAACAGGAAGAAACAGTTACCAAAGTACTGTTGGCTCTAGAAAGTATAAGACCTTTTTTAAATAAAGACGGCGGTGATATCGAGCTTATTGATGTTCGCGATCACACGGTGTTGGTCAAATTAATTGGAAACTGTAATGGTTGTCCCATGAGTTTTTCAACCATGAAATTGGGAGTGGAAAATACAGTCAAGCAATTCGCTCCGGAAATTACGGAAGTGCTTGCGGTTGATTAA
- the ruvA gene encoding Holliday junction branch migration protein RuvA, which produces MIYSLKGIVQQLHPTSVVVDVQGVGYFVGISLQTSEQLVLGKETFLNIQQIIREDAHLLFGFNTISEKELFNLLISVNGVGPVSALIMLSSLSLQEIAAGILSNNSMMLQKVKGIGTKTAERIIVDLRDKVQKFTVSEENISTFVNNKVKEESLSALEVLGISKKMSEKIADRILKQNPDLTVEDLVKQILKNI; this is translated from the coding sequence ATGATTTATTCGTTAAAAGGAATTGTGCAACAATTGCATCCTACCTCTGTTGTTGTCGATGTTCAGGGCGTAGGATATTTTGTGGGCATTAGCTTGCAAACTTCGGAACAGTTGGTTTTGGGTAAAGAGACGTTCTTAAATATTCAACAAATTATTAGGGAAGATGCACACTTGCTTTTCGGCTTTAACACAATTTCTGAAAAAGAACTCTTTAATTTGTTAATAAGCGTTAATGGAGTTGGGCCTGTTTCAGCCTTAATTATGCTTTCTTCCTTGTCTCTTCAAGAGATCGCGGCGGGGATTCTTTCGAACAACAGCATGATGTTGCAAAAGGTAAAAGGAATCGGTACGAAGACGGCTGAAAGAATCATCGTTGATCTTCGGGATAAAGTCCAGAAATTCACCGTTTCTGAGGAGAATATTTCTACATTTGTAAATAATAAAGTAAAGGAAGAATCGTTATCAGCTTTAGAAGTACTCGGTATTTCAAAGAAAATGAGCGAGAAAATTGCGGACCGAATTCTGAAACAAAATCCAGATTTGACCGTAGAAGATTTGGTAAAACAAATTTTAAAAAATATTTAA
- a CDS encoding BadF/BadG/BcrA/BcrD ATPase family protein — MIAIIDGGSTKCDWVILDNSGKPHLKTTTLGFNPNIINPDFIRQEIDRNEDLFFLKNHIEKLFFYGSGCGTAANAKKVKDEFVICFPQAEIFVKEDMTAAAYAAYDGKPGMVCILGTGSNSCYFDGDKIRVDLPSLGFLIGDEGSGSALGKHLLRRFFMKKLPEDLEQQFIEKYHLTIDEAIKSMYHNPRANAYLGDYNRFIAERKEHPYFQNMVFDEMKNFLDYQVLPYPEAREVKINFIGYIAFIYEDVLRAAAAELNLKIGRVVQKPIESLVDYHKKYILNLD; from the coding sequence ATGATTGCCATAATCGACGGCGGTTCTACAAAATGTGATTGGGTTATTCTGGATAATTCTGGAAAGCCCCACCTTAAGACCACAACTTTAGGCTTTAATCCAAATATCATCAATCCTGATTTTATTCGTCAGGAAATAGATAGGAATGAAGATCTTTTTTTTCTGAAAAATCACATTGAGAAATTGTTTTTTTACGGTTCCGGTTGTGGAACAGCTGCGAATGCTAAAAAGGTGAAAGATGAGTTTGTAATCTGTTTTCCGCAAGCAGAAATTTTTGTGAAAGAAGATATGACAGCCGCCGCTTACGCCGCCTATGATGGTAAACCCGGAATGGTTTGTATTTTAGGAACAGGCTCTAATTCCTGTTATTTTGATGGTGATAAGATTCGCGTTGATTTGCCTTCTCTAGGTTTTCTAATCGGTGATGAAGGCAGTGGAAGTGCTTTAGGAAAGCATCTGCTCCGGAGATTTTTTATGAAGAAATTACCAGAAGATCTAGAACAACAATTTATCGAAAAATACCATCTAACTATCGATGAGGCCATTAAAAGCATGTATCATAACCCTAGAGCAAACGCTTATCTGGGAGATTATAACCGTTTTATAGCAGAAAGAAAAGAACATCCTTACTTTCAAAATATGGTATTTGATGAAATGAAAAATTTCTTAGATTATCAGGTGTTGCCTTATCCGGAAGCGAGAGAAGTTAAGATTAATTTCATCGGTTACATTGCCTTTATTTACGAAGATGTTTTGCGTGCTGCTGCAGCAGAACTTAATTTAAAAATTGGAAGAGTGGTACAAAAACCGATCGAAAGTCTGGTTGATTATCACAAAAAATATATTCTTAATCTGGACTGA
- a CDS encoding NADP-dependent malic enzyme produces MSTKNHRDERNFHQAALDYHRSEPKGKIEVIPSKPHSSQRDLSLAYSPGVAIPCLEIEKDPSLAYEYTGKGNLVAVISNGTAVLGLGDIGAEASKPVMEGKGLLFKIFADINVFDIEINEKDPDKFIEIVKGIAPTFGGINLEDIKAPEAFYIEKRLKEELNIPLMHDDQHGTAIISAAALVNALEIAGKKIEEVKIVVNGAGAAAIACTKLYVQLGLKKENILMCDSKGVINKRRENLTEEKLDFVADTDRNTLLEALQGADVFIGLSKGNVMTTEMLLGMAENPVVFGLANPDPEIEYDVAMETRKDTIMATGRSDYPNQVNNVLGFPYIFRGALDVQATGINEAMKLAAVHAIAELAKEPVPEAVILAYNLKGLNFGREYFIPKPFDNRLITRVSVAVAKAAMESGIAGKPIENFEDYENALLDRMGRDEKLIRMMQNRARSNPKRVTLGNAEEYNVLKAAQILYEEGIAQPILLGEKKYVLEQMKKFGIELNVPIVDPMGEDQEENRLKYRDTLWKMRQRKGMNEYKAKRYVRQRDYFGPLMLHHGDTDALIVGFSKNYVSTLKPILKIIEKEKGVEKISSMMMIMTEKKPLFFADTSINQNPTSEDLVNIARMSEMTVRTFAVEPRIAMLSFENFAGKSETSQKVAKAVSILHEKFPKMIVDGEIQPDFALDSDHLSDYPFSKLGTTPANVFVFPNLESANISYKIIRGLKVAQVVGPILMGLKKPVHVLQMRASVDEIVNLATIAVLDAQRREEKKA; encoded by the coding sequence ATGTCCACTAAAAATCATAGAGACGAACGCAATTTTCATCAAGCTGCACTGGATTATCACAGAAGTGAGCCCAAAGGTAAAATTGAAGTAATTCCTTCCAAACCGCATTCTTCACAGCGCGATTTATCACTTGCCTATTCTCCCGGAGTTGCAATCCCGTGTCTGGAAATTGAAAAAGATCCTTCTCTTGCCTACGAATATACCGGAAAGGGAAATTTGGTAGCTGTAATATCTAACGGTACAGCGGTTTTAGGACTTGGTGATATCGGTGCTGAAGCATCGAAACCGGTGATGGAAGGAAAAGGATTACTTTTTAAAATATTTGCAGATATTAATGTTTTTGATATTGAAATTAATGAAAAAGATCCTGATAAATTTATAGAAATTGTAAAAGGAATTGCACCAACTTTTGGTGGAATAAATTTGGAAGACATTAAAGCTCCTGAAGCCTTTTACATTGAAAAGCGCTTAAAAGAAGAACTCAATATTCCGTTGATGCACGATGATCAGCACGGTACAGCTATTATTTCGGCGGCAGCTTTGGTGAATGCCTTAGAAATTGCAGGTAAAAAAATTGAGGAGGTTAAAATAGTAGTTAATGGTGCGGGAGCAGCGGCAATTGCGTGCACAAAATTATACGTGCAACTTGGTCTGAAAAAAGAAAATATCTTAATGTGCGATTCGAAAGGTGTCATCAACAAACGCCGGGAAAATTTAACAGAAGAAAAATTAGATTTTGTAGCTGATACAGATCGCAATACATTACTTGAAGCTTTACAAGGTGCTGATGTTTTTATTGGTCTTTCTAAGGGAAATGTGATGACAACGGAAATGCTTTTGGGAATGGCAGAAAATCCTGTTGTTTTCGGCTTGGCAAATCCAGATCCAGAAATTGAATACGACGTAGCAATGGAAACCCGAAAAGACACCATCATGGCTACGGGAAGAAGTGATTATCCTAATCAGGTGAATAATGTGCTGGGATTCCCCTACATTTTCCGAGGTGCACTTGATGTTCAAGCCACAGGGATAAATGAAGCAATGAAATTAGCGGCCGTTCATGCAATCGCAGAATTAGCAAAAGAGCCTGTTCCCGAAGCCGTGATCTTGGCTTATAATTTAAAAGGTTTGAATTTCGGTCGTGAATATTTTATTCCAAAACCGTTTGACAATCGTTTAATTACACGCGTTTCTGTCGCAGTTGCCAAAGCGGCAATGGAAAGTGGAATAGCAGGTAAGCCCATCGAAAATTTTGAAGATTACGAAAATGCTCTTTTAGATCGAATGGGTCGTGATGAAAAACTCATCCGAATGATGCAGAATAGAGCGCGCTCTAATCCGAAAAGGGTTACATTGGGTAATGCAGAGGAATATAATGTTTTGAAAGCCGCACAGATTCTTTACGAAGAAGGGATTGCGCAACCTATTTTATTGGGTGAAAAGAAATACGTTTTGGAGCAGATGAAAAAATTCGGTATCGAATTGAATGTACCTATCGTAGATCCAATGGGCGAAGATCAGGAAGAAAATCGACTTAAATATCGGGACACTCTTTGGAAAATGCGCCAGCGTAAAGGAATGAATGAATATAAGGCGAAAAGATATGTTCGCCAACGTGATTATTTTGGCCCATTGATGCTTCATCATGGTGATACTGATGCTTTGATTGTCGGTTTCTCGAAGAATTATGTTTCTACTTTAAAACCGATTTTAAAGATTATCGAAAAAGAAAAAGGTGTAGAAAAAATATCATCGATGATGATGATTATGACCGAGAAAAAACCCCTCTTTTTTGCAGATACTTCCATCAACCAAAATCCAACTTCGGAAGATTTGGTAAATATTGCGAGAATGTCTGAAATGACAGTGAGAACTTTTGCCGTAGAACCTCGAATTGCAATGTTGTCTTTTGAAAACTTTGCCGGAAAATCTGAAACTTCTCAAAAAGTCGCAAAAGCCGTATCAATCTTACACGAAAAATTTCCGAAAATGATTGTCGACGGTGAAATACAGCCAGATTTCGCTTTAGACAGTGATCATCTTTCAGATTATCCGTTTTCGAAATTGGGAACAACGCCTGCAAATGTATTTGTATTTCCTAATTTAGAAAGTGCAAATATCTCTTATAAAATCATCAGAGGTTTAAAAGTGGCACAAGTTGTAGGCCCAATTTTGATGGGTCTTAAAAAACCAGTTCACGTGTTGCAGATGCGTGCGAGCGTAGATGAAATCGTGAATTTGGCCACGATTGCTGTTCTTGATGCGCAACGCAGAGAAGAGAAAAAAGCTTAG